CCGGCAGCGACCCACACGACGGCAGCGGCATTCCCAACCATGCGTTCTATCTCGCGGCCACCAAGCATGGCGGCAATTCCTGGGAGGCCGTGGGCAGCGTTTGGTATGCGGCGTTGACCAGCTCGAAGGCCAGAAAGAACATGACGTTCAAGGCCTTCGCGAAACTCACCCGGCAGCTCGCCGCGGACCGGTCAGGGGCCGACTCACCCGCAACGGCGATCGACGCAGCATGGACCGAGGTTGGGCTCTAGTCTCCGACGTCCCAGTAGTTGGGGCAGGACACGTCGACGTAGACGGTCGTGTTGGCCTTGACCTCGCGGCCCGAGCGGTCGGGGTTGTTGATCCCGTTGACGGTGCAGTATTCCAGTGGAGTCAGGGTGTTGCCGTTGACCCAGTTGATCTGGACCTCGTACCCCTGGCTCTCCAGCGCGGAGATGGTTTCGCTGGCCGAGCCCGACCCGGCCACCGGCCAGTTGGGGTCTGCGACAGCCATCGGCGCAAGTGACAGCGCCATCGCGGCCGATACGAACACTGCGGCGAACCTCATGGGAAACCTCCTCCACCATGTTAGCTCGCTCGGCTGAGGCAAGATGGGACCTCACATCCCATGAATGGAGAGACCGATGACGTTCTCGCCCGAGCACGAAGACTTCCGCAGTACTGTCCGCCGGTACATCGAGGAGAAGATCAACCCCCACGTCGACGAGTGGGAGCGCGAGCAGATGATGCCGCTGCACGATCTCGTCGCAGATATGGCCAAACTCGGATTGGTGGGCCTGGAGTACGACCCCGAATACGGCGGGCAGGGCGCAGACCACCTCTTCACGCTGGTGCTGGCTGAGGAACTCGGCCGGGTAGATCACGGCTCGTTCCCGATGGCCTTCGGGGTTCATGTCGCGATGGCCACGCCGTCGCTGCACAAGCACGGCACCGACGAGCTCAAGCGCGAGTTCCTCGCGCCGGCGTTGCAGGGTGAGCAGATCGCCGCGATCGCGGTGACCGAGCCCGACGCCGGGTCCGACGTGGCAGGCATCAAGACCCACGCCCGCCGCGACGGCGACGACTGGGTGATCAACGGCTCAAAGATGTTCATCACCAACTCCGTTCAGGCCGACTGGCTGTGCGTGCTGGCGCGTACTTCGGACGAGGGCGGGTACGCGGGGATGAGCCAGATCATCGTGCCGACCAAGACGCCCGGGTACGAGGTCCGCAAGCTCGACAAGCTCGGCATGCATGCTTCCGACACGGGCCTGATCACCTTTGACGACGTGCGGGTGCCGGTCTCCAACACCATCGGCGAGGTCGGCCGCGGGTTCCAGCAGCAGATGTCGCAGTTCGTGATGGAGCGCATGTTCGGCGCGTATGGCATCCCTGCCAGCGTGAACCGGGCGTTGCAGCGCACCAAGGAGTACGCATTGGCACGCCACGTGTTCGGTAAGCCGCTGACCAAGAATCAGCACCTGGCCTACCAGTACGCGGGGCTGGCGGCACGGGCTGACATGCTGGAGGTCTACAACCGCGACATTGCCGAGCGGTACATGGCGGGGGAGAACGTCACCCGCAAGGTCACCATCGCCAAGCTGACCGCCGGACCGTTGGTGCGCGAGGCGGGCGACTGGTGCCTGCAGGTGCACGGCGGCATGGGGTACATGACCGAGACCTGGACGTCGCGATTCTTCCGGGATCAGCGCCTGCTCAGCATCGGCGGCGGCGCCGACGAGGTGATGATGCGGGTGCTGTCCCAGATCGACGGATTCTCCTGAGGGCTGCCGAATCAGCTTTCAGTGAGGCCCCACCGGGCATGAAGCCGGGCCAGCGGGCGGGGAGCCCACCAGTTGACGGTGCCCGCGATTCGCATGAACGCGGGCAGTAGCAGCATGCGCACGAGCGTGGCATCCAGGAGCACGGCGATGGTCATGCCCAGCCCGGCCATGCGCATGAAGGACACCTGGCCCGTTCCGATACCCGCGAACACCACGGCCATCAAAACCGCTGCGGCGGTGACAACCCGGCCGGTGCGCGCGATGCCGTGCGCCACCGCGTCGTCGTTGGCCGGCCGATCCTTGACAGGAGAGGCATCCCAGTACTCCTTGATCCGCGAGAGCAGAAACACCTCGTAGTCCATGGACAGCCCGAAGGTCACGCAGAACATCAAGATGGGCATGGGTGCGGCGACAGCGCCGGTGACCGTGGTGCCCAATCCACCCAGGTGCCCGTCCTGAAAGACGAACACCAGGGCGCCGAACGCCGCCGAGAGTGATAGTGCGTTCATCACAAGGGCTTTGATGGGCAGCAGCACGCTGCCGGTCAGCAGGAACAGCAGCGTGAACGTGGTTATCGCGATCACCGTCAGCACCAGTGGTGTCGTGCCCAGAATCGAGTCCACTGAATCGCGGTTGAGCTGCACGGTGCCGCCGAACAGTGTCTGTACCGGCGCCTTCACCTCGCGTAGCGCGGTGAGCTGGTGCTCGGCTGACTCGGACGACGGATCGAGATCACTGGATATGTTGAGCAGCACGGCATTTCCCGAGCGGGTGGACGGATCGCCCGGGCCGACCAGCTGTCCTTGCCGCCAGATTCCGTCCGGACCGGTAACCGTGCCGACATCTGGTATCCGCGACAGGTTCGCGCCATAGGCGGCCAGCACCGGCGATGGACCGCCCACGTCGGGCAGCACGATCTGAACCTGCCCGCTGGAGTCGTCGCTGAAGTCGGTGCGCAGCATGTCACCCACCTGGTGCGCCGACGACGTTTTCGGCAGCACCCGATCATCGGGATAGCCGAAGTGAATACCCAGGAACGGCGCGCCCAGCGACAACAACAAGACGGTGATGCCCGCGCCCACCGGTATGGCATGGCGTTGCACGAACCTGGTCGAGCGGAACCAGAACGATTCCGCGAGTGGCTTTTCCGCGCGGCGGCGGGTGAGCCTCAAGGAATCTACGCGCTCACCCAGCAGGGCAAGGATCGCCGGGGTGACCACGAGCGTGACGACCGCCGCGAGTGCCACGACGCTGACCCCTGCGTAGGCGAACGACCTCAGGAAGTACATCGGGAAGATCGCCATCGCGGCAAGGGACAGGCCGACGGTGACGGCGCTGAACACGATCGTTCGGCCGGCGGAGGTCATCGTGCGGACGATCGCCCGTGCACGCAGGTCCTCGGCGGGCACGCCCGCGTCGCGCCCGGCGGAGACCTCCTCGCGGTAGCGGCTCAGCACCAACAGTGTGTAGTCGATGGCCAGTGCCAGGCCCAGCGCGGTGGTGAGGTTGAGTGCGAAGGTCGACACATCGGTCACCCTGGTGATGAGACTGAGCAGGCCGGCGGTGCCCGCGATTGCCGCGATGCCGACCGCCAAAGGAATGGCCGCGGAGACAAGTCCGCCGAACACCCACACCAATACGAGGAAGGTGATCGGTATGGCGACCGCCTCGGCGATCAGCAGATCTTTGGCCGACTGTTCGTTGATCTGTGCGTAGACGATGGATAGCCCGCCCGCCGTGATGTCGACATCTGACGGTGGCGGGGGAAGAACGGAGACGATCGCCTTGGCATGCAATGGCGCTTTGGCCTCGCCGCCGGCGATCGAGGCGAGAATCAGCCCGGTCTGGCCGTCTTTGCTGCGCAGCGCGGCCGCCATAGTCGGCTCCTGCCATAGCGATTCGACGCGCTGCACGTTCGCATCGGATCTCAGCGCCGAGGTGACCGCGGCGACATATGCGGCAACAGGCGCCTTGGCCGGACCGTTGTCGATCTGTTGCCCCTCGGGAACGGTGATGGCCAAGACCAAGGGGTATCCGCCGCGGCCGAAGCTCTCGGCGGTGGCCTCGAGGGCACGGGAGGATTCCGACGTGGGATCGACGGATCCGCCTGCTTGCAGCTTGTCGGAGACGTCTGCTCCGAGTACCCCGAGCAGACCCACGGCCAGTACCGAGAGCACCAGCACCACAGTGGGCCTTTTGAGGATGGCGTTGGTCAATGCGGCGAGCATGGTTGATCCCCTTTCGTGCCGGACAACAACACGATGTACCGATGGTGAGAACTTCTCACCGCCGGATGTCTCTGCCGCGCTTAGGCATTTGGTATATGTCAAATATTGATCTGTGAGGAGAATGCCACACATTTGATATATGTCAAGATGCTTTGGCGGGTAGAGTATGTGACATGCCCAAGGCGTTGCCCGTGATCGATATCAGCGCGCCGATCTGCTGCGAGCCGATCGCGATGGTTCCGCTGGGCGAAGACATGGCGGTGCATCTGGCACTGCGGCTCAAGGCTCTTGCCGATCCGGCACGGCTTCGGTTGATGTCGATTCTGATGACCTCCAACGGCGGCGAGTTGTGTACCCGAGACCTTGCAGAACTGGTCGGACTGACCGACGGCACCGTCAGTCACCATCTGAGCCAGCTGAAGAAGGCCGGGTTGGTGACCGCGCTGCGGCGTGGCCCGAACGTGTACTACCGCGTCAACGCCCAGGCCATCGAGGCATTGCGCGGGGTGCTGATGACCTGCTGCTGACCGTGGCACGTCGGGTGGAAGGAAGATGCTCAATGAGAGCGATGGTGGACAGCGCGCGGCCGTCGGTGTGGACTCCGCGGGATTTTCCCGACGAGTCGGCGTGGTCGTTCTCGCTCGATGATGCCGACC
The nucleotide sequence above comes from Mycobacteroides saopaulense. Encoded proteins:
- a CDS encoding acyl-CoA dehydrogenase family protein, with product MTFSPEHEDFRSTVRRYIEEKINPHVDEWEREQMMPLHDLVADMAKLGLVGLEYDPEYGGQGADHLFTLVLAEELGRVDHGSFPMAFGVHVAMATPSLHKHGTDELKREFLAPALQGEQIAAIAVTEPDAGSDVAGIKTHARRDGDDWVINGSKMFITNSVQADWLCVLARTSDEGGYAGMSQIIVPTKTPGYEVRKLDKLGMHASDTGLITFDDVRVPVSNTIGEVGRGFQQQMSQFVMERMFGAYGIPASVNRALQRTKEYALARHVFGKPLTKNQHLAYQYAGLAARADMLEVYNRDIAERYMAGENVTRKVTIAKLTAGPLVREAGDWCLQVHGGMGYMTETWTSRFFRDQRLLSIGGGADEVMMRVLSQIDGFS
- a CDS encoding MMPL family transporter is translated as MLAALTNAILKRPTVVLVLSVLAVGLLGVLGADVSDKLQAGGSVDPTSESSRALEATAESFGRGGYPLVLAITVPEGQQIDNGPAKAPVAAYVAAVTSALRSDANVQRVESLWQEPTMAAALRSKDGQTGLILASIAGGEAKAPLHAKAIVSVLPPPPSDVDITAGGLSIVYAQINEQSAKDLLIAEAVAIPITFLVLVWVFGGLVSAAIPLAVGIAAIAGTAGLLSLITRVTDVSTFALNLTTALGLALAIDYTLLVLSRYREEVSAGRDAGVPAEDLRARAIVRTMTSAGRTIVFSAVTVGLSLAAMAIFPMYFLRSFAYAGVSVVALAAVVTLVVTPAILALLGERVDSLRLTRRRAEKPLAESFWFRSTRFVQRHAIPVGAGITVLLLSLGAPFLGIHFGYPDDRVLPKTSSAHQVGDMLRTDFSDDSSGQVQIVLPDVGGPSPVLAAYGANLSRIPDVGTVTGPDGIWRQGQLVGPGDPSTRSGNAVLLNISSDLDPSSESAEHQLTALREVKAPVQTLFGGTVQLNRDSVDSILGTTPLVLTVIAITTFTLLFLLTGSVLLPIKALVMNALSLSAAFGALVFVFQDGHLGGLGTTVTGAVAAPMPILMFCVTFGLSMDYEVFLLSRIKEYWDASPVKDRPANDDAVAHGIARTGRVVTAAAVLMAVVFAGIGTGQVSFMRMAGLGMTIAVLLDATLVRMLLLPAFMRIAGTVNWWAPRPLARLHARWGLTES
- a CDS encoding Rv2640c family ArsR-like transcriptional regulator, producing the protein MPKALPVIDISAPICCEPIAMVPLGEDMAVHLALRLKALADPARLRLMSILMTSNGGELCTRDLAELVGLTDGTVSHHLSQLKKAGLVTALRRGPNVYYRVNAQAIEALRGVLMTCC